In Chryseobacterium gotjawalense, the following are encoded in one genomic region:
- a CDS encoding TCR/Tet family MFS transporter: MKKNQKSAAIGFIFVTLLIDITGWGIVIPVVPKLIQELVGTSDVSVASQYGGWLSFSYAGMQFIFASVLGGLSDKYGRRPIILFSLLGFSLNFFIQAIAPTIFWLFVGRLFSGVTGASITTASAYIADISNDEDRAKNFGVIGAAFGLGFIIGPVIGGFLGQYGARVPFYAASVLCLINFLYGWFILPESLDKEHRRPFNWKRANPVGSLLQLKKHPEVLGLISTLVLVYIAGHAVQTNWTFFTMYKFGWSEKLVGLSLGFVGLMAALVQGYLIRLIQPKLGNERTIVYGLALYAVGLVLFAFASESWMMFAFLVPYGLGGIAGPALQSVISTQIPKNEQGELQGALASLISFTAIIGPPLMTNTFYYFTHDSAPFKFPGAPFFLGFILMAVSVILVNRLFPRKKKF, encoded by the coding sequence ATGAAAAAAAATCAAAAATCAGCTGCAATTGGTTTCATTTTCGTCACGCTGTTAATCGATATTACAGGGTGGGGAATCGTGATTCCTGTGGTTCCGAAACTGATTCAGGAATTAGTAGGGACTTCCGATGTAAGTGTTGCCTCTCAATATGGCGGTTGGCTGAGTTTTTCCTACGCCGGAATGCAGTTTATTTTCGCATCCGTTTTGGGTGGCTTGAGTGATAAATATGGCAGAAGACCAATCATCCTTTTTTCGTTATTGGGATTCTCATTGAATTTCTTCATCCAGGCAATTGCGCCCACCATCTTCTGGCTGTTTGTAGGGAGACTTTTTTCTGGAGTTACCGGAGCGAGTATTACGACCGCGAGTGCATATATCGCTGATATTTCCAATGATGAAGACCGGGCAAAAAACTTTGGCGTAATCGGTGCTGCCTTCGGTTTAGGGTTTATAATCGGCCCTGTCATCGGAGGGTTTTTGGGGCAATATGGAGCGCGCGTTCCTTTCTACGCAGCTTCGGTTTTATGTTTGATCAACTTTCTTTATGGCTGGTTTATTCTTCCCGAAAGTCTGGACAAAGAACACCGGCGACCTTTCAACTGGAAACGCGCAAACCCTGTGGGTTCTCTGCTGCAACTGAAGAAGCATCCGGAAGTTTTGGGATTGATTTCAACTTTAGTTCTTGTGTATATCGCTGGACATGCCGTTCAAACGAACTGGACTTTCTTTACCATGTACAAATTCGGCTGGAGCGAGAAACTGGTTGGTCTTTCCTTAGGCTTCGTCGGTTTGATGGCGGCTTTGGTTCAGGGATATTTAATCCGGCTTATACAGCCTAAACTCGGCAACGAAAGAACCATTGTTTACGGACTGGCACTTTATGCAGTGGGTTTGGTTCTCTTTGCTTTTGCCAGTGAAAGTTGGATGATGTTTGCTTTTCTGGTACCGTATGGTTTAGGTGGAATTGCCGGGCCGGCACTACAGTCTGTAATATCAACTCAGATTCCTAAGAATGAACAGGGAGAATTGCAGGGTGCTTTAGCCAGTTTAATCAGTTTCACTGCGATTATAGGTCCGCCGTTAATGACGAATACTTTTTATTATTTCACGCATGATTCAGCACCTTTTAAATTTCCGGGAGCTCCCTTTTTTCTTGGATTTATATTGATGGCAGTGAGTGTTATTTTGGTCAATCGCCTTTTTCCCAGAAAGAAAAAATTTTAG
- a CDS encoding phosphatase PAP2 family protein, whose translation MQEIIQKDQSIFLFLNNMGSEPFDQLWLMISATWIWIPLYVIFLYLLFKNFKLRNLVFILIFIALGVTVSDQLAGIFKTGIGRLRPCHDPAFIGIMRSVQCGGQYGFYSSHAANTFFIATFMTLLLHKKYRFLPYILFAWAIIVSYSRIYLGVHFPLDVLMGALMGFFAGGFFATLALKVIHKQNSSNSTTSVSE comes from the coding sequence ATGCAGGAAATTATTCAGAAAGATCAATCCATTTTTCTTTTTCTCAATAATATGGGAAGTGAGCCTTTTGATCAATTATGGCTCATGATTTCAGCAACTTGGATTTGGATTCCGCTCTATGTTATTTTTCTTTACCTATTATTTAAAAACTTCAAACTCCGAAATTTAGTTTTTATTCTGATTTTCATTGCTTTGGGAGTTACTGTGTCTGATCAGTTGGCAGGTATTTTCAAAACAGGAATCGGCCGCCTACGACCGTGTCACGATCCTGCATTCATCGGAATAATGCGTTCTGTACAATGTGGCGGACAATATGGGTTTTATTCCAGCCACGCAGCAAATACCTTTTTTATCGCCACTTTTATGACTTTGCTTTTGCACAAAAAATATCGATTCTTACCCTATATTTTATTTGCTTGGGCAATCATTGTTTCTTACAGCCGAATTTATCTGGGTGTACATTTTCCGTTAGACGTTTTGATGGGAGCTTTGATGGGCTTTTTTGCAGGAGGCTTTTTCGCCACTTTAGCCTTAAAAGTAATTCACAAGCAGAACAGTTCAAATTCTACAACTTCCGTTTCAGAATAG
- a CDS encoding lipopolysaccharide biosynthesis protein produces the protein MSIVARQGFKYSLIGYFGFLLGTISAIFIFPYDMEFYGKLRYIMPTAEMLLPIVVFGLSFSTVKFFHQTQKEGKHQNLLSLSFAGVLLNFVIFSLLFFAFFLLFPQFQTLQLWKMKLLILPLILIMALSAVFNKYLTNFKRIVVPNIFENLFPKIANLGAFCLFFFLGVSEKGSYGFFIGMFILSLVGYFFYANKLEKIQPDFNTGYIKKDNLWKEILNYSFYGFLGNIGNYIAFRVDNFMIGEFLNFEENGVYSIILSILSFILIPQMGLFNISAPIINKTIAEGEFEELDRFHKKTSLTLFFLGAVLFSCILVGFPYLSNFIKNGEQLLQAEPVVWILGFAMLFDLATGFNGHIISLSKHYRFNIVVMLFLAITTITLNYLFLTQTEFGIIGIAIATAISLTLFNMIKIYFNYVKFKVFPLTIEMMYVFIICTLAITLAIMFPVTKSNLINLLYKPAFVLIVIFGANHVMKIFPIEDYLNKKFFKSIFKF, from the coding sequence ATGAGTATAGTTGCTCGCCAAGGTTTTAAATATTCCTTAATCGGATATTTTGGTTTTTTACTGGGAACCATTTCTGCGATTTTCATTTTCCCGTATGACATGGAGTTTTACGGAAAGTTGCGCTACATAATGCCAACCGCCGAAATGCTTTTGCCCATCGTCGTTTTTGGACTTTCTTTTTCTACGGTTAAGTTTTTTCATCAGACCCAAAAAGAGGGCAAACATCAAAATTTACTTTCCCTTTCCTTTGCCGGGGTTCTGTTGAATTTCGTCATTTTTTCGCTATTATTTTTCGCTTTTTTTCTCTTGTTTCCTCAATTCCAAACTTTGCAACTGTGGAAAATGAAACTTCTGATTCTCCCGCTTATTCTGATAATGGCTTTATCTGCTGTTTTTAATAAGTATCTCACCAACTTCAAGCGAATTGTTGTTCCAAATATTTTCGAAAATCTCTTTCCAAAAATCGCCAATTTGGGAGCTTTCTGTTTGTTTTTCTTTTTAGGAGTTTCCGAAAAAGGTTCGTATGGATTTTTCATAGGCATGTTTATTTTATCGTTGGTAGGCTATTTTTTTTATGCCAATAAACTGGAAAAAATACAGCCTGATTTCAATACAGGTTATATAAAAAAAGACAACCTTTGGAAAGAAATCCTGAATTATAGTTTCTACGGGTTTTTAGGAAATATCGGAAATTATATTGCTTTCCGGGTTGATAATTTCATGATCGGAGAATTCCTCAATTTTGAAGAAAATGGAGTTTATAGTATTATTTTATCAATTCTCTCTTTTATCCTCATTCCCCAAATGGGACTGTTCAATATCTCGGCTCCGATTATCAATAAAACCATTGCTGAAGGCGAATTCGAAGAACTCGACCGTTTTCACAAAAAAACTTCATTAACCCTGTTTTTTCTGGGTGCCGTATTATTTTCGTGTATTTTGGTGGGATTCCCTTATCTGAGTAATTTTATAAAAAATGGCGAACAGTTACTACAAGCCGAACCTGTGGTCTGGATTTTAGGATTCGCCATGCTTTTCGATTTGGCTACCGGCTTCAACGGACATATTATTTCGCTGTCAAAACATTACCGGTTCAATATTGTAGTAATGCTGTTTTTAGCCATTACTACGATCACCTTGAACTATCTTTTTCTCACGCAAACCGAATTTGGAATTATCGGAATTGCGATCGCAACAGCGATTTCGCTTACCTTATTTAATATGATTAAAATTTATTTTAATTACGTGAAATTTAAAGTTTTCCCGCTGACCATAGAGATGATGTACGTTTTTATTATCTGTACTTTAGCAATTACTTTAGCAATCATGTTTCCGGTAACAAAAAGCAATCTGATCAACCTTCTGTACAAACCTGCATTTGTTTTAATCGTAATTTTCGGCGCCAATCACGTAATGAAGATCTTCCCAATCGAAGATTATCTGAATAAGAAATTTTTTAAAAGTATCTTTAAATTTTAA
- a CDS encoding transposase has product MANTYTQIYIQRFFAVKFRENKISEEIRDEVEKYICGIFNHKKQSVLAIYANPDHIHIFFCYRNLQISIPDLVKVVKVESTNFINEKKYLKTHFSWQEGYGAFSYSKSQKENVIKYVLNQKEHHQKQSFKHEYIGFLKKFEIEFKNEYLFEFFE; this is encoded by the coding sequence ATGGCAAATACCTACACACAGATTTACATTCAACGGTTTTTTGCTGTGAAATTTCGGGAAAATAAAATTTCAGAAGAAATAAGAGATGAGGTAGAAAAATATATCTGCGGAATTTTTAATCATAAGAAACAAAGCGTTTTAGCCATTTACGCAAATCCGGATCACATTCATATTTTCTTTTGCTACAGAAATCTTCAAATTTCAATTCCAGATCTGGTAAAAGTGGTTAAGGTTGAATCAACTAATTTTATTAACGAAAAGAAATATTTAAAAACTCATTTTTCATGGCAGGAGGGATATGGTGCTTTTTCCTATTCGAAAAGCCAAAAAGAAAATGTGATCAAATATGTTTTAAATCAAAAAGAACATCATCAAAAACAAAGTTTTAAACATGAATATATCGGTTTTTTGAAAAAGTTTGAAATAGAGTTTAAAAATGAATATCTATTTGAATTTTTTGAATAA
- the polA gene encoding DNA polymerase I has protein sequence MSENNDKRLFLIDAFAMIFRGYYALIRSPRVTSTGIDTSAIFGFTNSLIELIRREKPTHLAVVFDVGQASVRTADFADYKAHRSETPEAIKLAIPYIHRILEAMHVPILGLEGYEADDVIGTIACKAEKEGYQIFMVTPDKDFAQLVTENVKIYKPGLKGAEFEILGIEEVKTKYEIEDPKQVIDFLAMMGDAVDNIPGLEGVGEKTAKKFLKEYGSIENLLANTADLKGKIKEKVENSAERGILSKKLATIICDVPIDFHQEQYDLDMPDFEKVKEVFDEIEFRRLYENLYRAFAPTNESAKSNIKPSLSNPQPVKGSDQSMQLDLFANFEELDQATTTKETVFDNDHLYQYIDSPKAQHILVQNLLAKKAVSFHIETTSSDEMEAELIGMSFSYKNGLAYYIPLSENRDEVVETLEIFRPFFEKQEILKIGHNIKFDYKVLKRYGISVEGLLFDTMIAHYLLSPDGRHVLEYLSEMYLNYKPISIESLIGKKGKNQATFRSLTIEEQTKYAAEDADISWRLYGVFAPQLQKENLEDLFFKVEMPLMKVLAKMELEGIALDKKWLAQESIDLENDLRNLEKTIFELSGEEFNMNSPKQLGEVLFEKMQLDPKAKKTKSGQYATSEDILQKLSSKHEIIKHILEYRTYQKLKSTYVDALPLQIDKKDHRVHTNFSQTTAATGRLASVNPNLQNIPIRTLRGQQIRGAFVANPGNKLIAADYSQIELRLIAVISEEENMIKAFQSGEDIHASTASKLFGVPLEEVTKTQRSQAKTVNFGILYGQGAFGLAEQTGLSRKEAKEMIESYFETYPKLKKYMADQVVKAQEMGYVETILHRKRHLKDINSANFVVKAHAERNAVNAPIQGSAADVIKLAMIRIDEQLTEQNLKTKMLLQVHDELVFEAPEEELETVTALIKKEMESAYETTVPLLVEVGVGDNWLEAH, from the coding sequence ATGTCAGAAAATAACGATAAACGTCTCTTCCTCATCGATGCATTTGCGATGATTTTCCGTGGATATTATGCTTTAATCAGAAGCCCGCGGGTAACAAGTACCGGTATTGATACTTCCGCAATTTTTGGTTTTACCAACTCTTTAATCGAATTGATTCGCAGAGAAAAACCAACCCATCTCGCAGTGGTTTTCGATGTCGGCCAAGCCAGTGTGAGAACCGCTGATTTTGCGGATTATAAAGCCCACAGAAGCGAAACTCCCGAAGCGATAAAATTAGCAATTCCTTATATTCACCGTATTTTAGAGGCAATGCATGTGCCGATTTTGGGTCTGGAAGGTTATGAAGCCGACGACGTTATCGGAACGATTGCCTGCAAAGCCGAAAAAGAAGGTTATCAGATTTTTATGGTAACGCCCGATAAAGATTTTGCCCAATTGGTCACTGAAAATGTCAAAATTTATAAGCCAGGATTAAAAGGGGCTGAATTTGAGATTTTGGGCATTGAAGAAGTTAAAACGAAATATGAAATCGAAGATCCCAAACAGGTCATCGATTTTCTAGCAATGATGGGCGACGCGGTCGATAATATTCCCGGCTTGGAAGGAGTCGGCGAAAAAACGGCCAAGAAATTTCTGAAAGAATACGGCAGCATCGAAAACCTTTTAGCCAACACGGCAGATTTAAAAGGGAAAATAAAAGAAAAAGTGGAGAATTCAGCCGAACGGGGAATACTTTCCAAAAAATTGGCAACCATTATTTGTGATGTGCCGATTGACTTTCATCAGGAACAATATGATCTGGATATGCCCGATTTTGAAAAGGTAAAAGAGGTTTTTGATGAAATAGAATTTCGGCGTTTGTACGAAAACCTATACCGTGCTTTTGCTCCCACAAATGAAAGTGCAAAATCTAACATTAAACCATCACTTTCAAATCCTCAACCTGTAAAGGGTTCAGACCAATCCATGCAATTGGATTTGTTTGCAAACTTCGAAGAATTGGACCAGGCAACAACCACCAAAGAAACTGTTTTCGATAACGATCATCTTTATCAATACATCGATTCTCCAAAAGCGCAGCATATTTTAGTTCAAAATTTATTGGCTAAAAAAGCGGTTTCGTTCCATATAGAAACCACTTCTTCAGATGAAATGGAAGCCGAATTGATCGGAATGAGTTTTTCCTACAAAAATGGATTGGCGTATTATATTCCGTTATCAGAAAATCGGGATGAAGTTGTAGAAACCTTAGAAATCTTCCGCCCGTTTTTTGAGAAACAGGAGATTTTAAAAATCGGTCACAACATAAAATTTGATTACAAAGTTTTAAAAAGATATGGCATCTCTGTTGAAGGATTGCTCTTCGACACGATGATTGCGCATTATTTACTCAGTCCAGACGGTCGGCATGTTTTGGAGTATCTTTCGGAAATGTACCTTAATTATAAACCGATTTCAATTGAATCTTTAATTGGTAAAAAAGGAAAAAATCAGGCAACGTTCCGGTCACTTACCATCGAAGAACAGACAAAATACGCCGCCGAAGATGCCGACATCAGTTGGCGGTTGTACGGCGTTTTTGCGCCGCAACTTCAGAAAGAAAATCTTGAAGATTTATTTTTTAAGGTAGAAATGCCTTTAATGAAAGTTCTGGCCAAGATGGAATTAGAAGGAATTGCCCTCGATAAAAAATGGTTGGCGCAGGAAAGTATCGATTTAGAAAATGATTTGCGCAATCTAGAGAAAACGATTTTTGAACTTTCGGGGGAAGAATTTAATATGAATTCACCGAAACAGTTGGGAGAAGTTTTATTTGAAAAAATGCAGCTCGATCCCAAAGCCAAGAAAACGAAATCCGGTCAGTATGCAACTTCCGAAGATATTTTACAAAAACTATCATCGAAGCACGAAATCATTAAACACATTTTAGAATACCGGACTTATCAAAAATTAAAATCTACTTACGTCGATGCTTTACCGCTTCAAATCGATAAAAAAGACCATCGTGTTCATACCAATTTCTCGCAAACTACCGCAGCAACAGGACGTTTAGCAAGTGTAAATCCAAACCTGCAGAATATTCCGATCCGGACTTTACGTGGTCAACAAATCCGGGGAGCTTTTGTCGCCAATCCGGGAAATAAATTGATTGCAGCGGATTATTCTCAAATTGAACTGCGCTTAATTGCCGTAATTTCGGAAGAAGAAAATATGATTAAAGCCTTTCAAAGTGGCGAAGATATTCACGCTTCCACGGCTTCAAAATTATTTGGAGTTCCTTTGGAAGAAGTTACGAAAACCCAGCGTTCACAGGCGAAAACCGTTAATTTCGGTATTCTTTATGGTCAAGGAGCTTTCGGATTAGCGGAACAAACCGGTCTTTCCAGAAAGGAAGCGAAAGAAATGATTGAGTCTTATTTTGAAACCTATCCAAAGTTGAAAAAATACATGGCTGATCAAGTGGTGAAAGCGCAGGAAATGGGTTATGTTGAAACTATTTTACATCGCAAAAGACATCTCAAGGATATCAATTCTGCCAATTTTGTCGTAAAAGCGCACGCTGAAAGAAACGCCGTAAATGCACCAATTCAGGGAAGTGCAGCTGACGTTATTAAACTGGCAATGATCAGAATTGATGAACAACTTACCGAACAGAATTTAAAAACGAAAATGCTTTTGCAGGTTCATGATGAACTCGTTTTTGAAGCACCGGAAGAAGAACTGGAAACCGTAACCGCTTTAATTAAAAAAGAAATGGAATCCGCTTACGAAACCACCGTTCCTTTATTGGTGGAAGTTGGAGTAGGAGATAACTGGTTAGAAGCGCATTAG
- a CDS encoding Sec-independent protein translocase subunit TatA/TatB, with product MELSIGEMLVIALAIVVLFGPNKLPQIARDLGEGVRKMRGAMEDVKTEILKETDNPVSEIKREIDKVKQAAMDFNPMTELDKEVLARRDEPKVNLADNDTHEGPVSR from the coding sequence ATGGAATTAAGTATAGGTGAAATGCTCGTGATTGCCCTGGCAATCGTTGTCTTGTTTGGTCCTAATAAATTGCCGCAGATTGCACGCGATTTGGGGGAAGGAGTACGCAAAATGCGTGGCGCCATGGAAGACGTAAAAACTGAAATACTCAAAGAAACAGATAATCCTGTCTCGGAAATCAAAAGGGAAATCGACAAAGTGAAGCAGGCAGCCATGGACTTTAATCCTATGACTGAGCTGGACAAAGAGGTTCTTGCCAGAAGAGACGAGCCGAAAGTCAATCTTGCCGATAATGATACCCACGAGGGACCAGTAAGCCGCTAA
- a CDS encoding YciI family protein, with protein sequence MKAVVFYEHADAPMEKFMEVFPKHQVVEDEFIKAGKVLGTGAFAVPGEGAMAIFIDKAVAEEFVKRDPFVLEGLIAKVTIKEWNDEM encoded by the coding sequence ATGAAAGCAGTAGTATTTTACGAACACGCAGATGCGCCAATGGAAAAATTCATGGAAGTTTTTCCCAAACATCAAGTGGTAGAAGATGAATTTATAAAAGCCGGAAAAGTTTTGGGAACCGGTGCGTTTGCTGTTCCCGGAGAAGGCGCGATGGCGATTTTTATCGATAAAGCCGTTGCCGAAGAGTTTGTGAAAAGAGATCCTTTTGTTTTGGAAGGATTGATCGCAAAAGTTACCATCAAAGAATGGAACGACGAAATGTAG
- a CDS encoding glycosyltransferase family 2 protein: MKFLIIIPTHNEENNILFTLKSLQQQTFQDFSCIVVNDGSTDKTQQVVDGFILNHPKFKILNLQESAHQPGAKVVRTFNKGLETVVLNDFDVICKFDADIIFPPNYLMKVNQIYETQPKAGMVSGIVKIPKSIFEMALAFDFKDEKHQWKFENLSSKNHVRGPIKSYRKQCFQDMKGLRPVLGWDNIDVMLARKNGWETITIKDLWVKHLRPTAFQYKNQKAEKLGEYFYNIGLNLPLILISSAKSSLKNRSLGEFLTTMKSFFKQKGKRELSKDEIKFIRKLRWKQVFTKK; the protein is encoded by the coding sequence ATGAAATTCCTGATCATCATTCCCACACACAACGAAGAGAATAATATTCTATTCACCCTGAAATCTCTGCAACAACAGACTTTTCAGGATTTTTCCTGCATTGTAGTCAATGATGGTTCTACGGACAAAACCCAGCAGGTTGTTGACGGATTTATTCTTAACCATCCTAAATTTAAAATTCTGAATTTACAGGAATCAGCGCATCAACCTGGCGCGAAAGTAGTCCGGACTTTTAATAAAGGTTTAGAAACCGTTGTTTTAAATGATTTTGATGTCATCTGTAAATTCGATGCAGATATTATTTTTCCGCCCAATTATTTAATGAAAGTTAATCAGATCTACGAAACGCAGCCTAAAGCAGGAATGGTATCGGGGATCGTTAAAATACCGAAATCTATTTTTGAAATGGCGTTGGCATTCGATTTTAAAGATGAAAAGCACCAATGGAAATTCGAAAATTTATCCTCCAAAAATCATGTTCGCGGCCCGATAAAATCCTATAGGAAACAATGCTTTCAGGATATGAAGGGTTTGCGCCCGGTTTTGGGCTGGGATAATATCGATGTGATGTTGGCCAGAAAAAACGGTTGGGAAACGATCACTATAAAAGACTTGTGGGTCAAGCATTTACGTCCGACCGCTTTTCAGTATAAGAATCAGAAAGCCGAAAAACTCGGTGAGTATTTTTATAATATTGGGTTGAATCTGCCTTTGATTCTGATTTCATCGGCAAAATCATCATTGAAAAACAGATCATTGGGAGAGTTTTTAACGACGATGAAATCTTTTTTTAAACAAAAAGGAAAACGGGAATTATCAAAAGATGAAATCAAATTTATAAGAAAATTACGCTGGAAACAGGTATTCACTAAAAAATAA
- a CDS encoding amidohydrolase, with amino-acid sequence MKKIISLLTACFSIFSIAQKNADLIITNAKIYTVNQNFDTAESMAISNGKIVAVGKSADILKNYKSKNVQNLQGKAVFPGLIDAHCHFTGFATDKWKCELWGTKSWDEIVAKISDYAKTAPKEWLYGRSWDQNDWAVKEFPNKEKLDQLFPNRPVYLKRIDGHAAVANQKALDIAGVTKDSKILGGEIEVKNGKLTGILVDNAMLLVEKHIPEIEDKEAIQYFADLQKECFSYGLTSLHDCGISEKTLGLLEKAQAQNALQMKIFALMEDNPDYYDRWIKKGRYTNKNITVGGFKVYSDGALGSRGANLIHDYSDKKGWRGFLLSERTHFENLAKKLKNSDLQMCTHSIGDSANRTILQIYGEVLGVKNDRRWRIEHAQIVNKNDFGLFGKYSVIPSVQPTHATSDMYWAEDRLGKDRLKYAYAYEDLLKQNGWLPLGTDFPVEEINPLKTFHSAVARKDSQNFPANGFQKENALTREQAIRGMTIWAAKAAFQENEIGSLEVGKSADFVVLNQDLMQVEESRILESKVLETYSGGKRVFYNKEYYDDLAQKLSGRTYGISFSK; translated from the coding sequence ATGAAAAAAATAATTTCCCTTTTAACGGCGTGTTTTTCGATTTTTTCAATTGCCCAAAAAAATGCTGATCTCATCATCACCAATGCGAAAATCTACACGGTCAATCAAAATTTTGATACCGCAGAATCGATGGCGATTTCTAATGGGAAAATTGTTGCGGTGGGAAAATCTGCGGATATTCTGAAAAATTACAAATCTAAAAACGTTCAGAATCTTCAAGGGAAAGCTGTTTTCCCTGGATTAATCGATGCGCATTGCCATTTTACCGGTTTTGCCACCGACAAATGGAAATGTGAATTGTGGGGTACCAAATCCTGGGATGAGATTGTAGCAAAAATTTCAGATTACGCAAAAACTGCTCCGAAAGAATGGTTATACGGCAGAAGTTGGGATCAGAATGATTGGGCAGTTAAAGAATTTCCGAACAAAGAAAAGCTCGATCAACTGTTTCCAAACCGACCGGTTTATTTGAAACGAATCGATGGTCACGCGGCGGTTGCGAATCAAAAAGCGTTGGATATTGCCGGAGTGACGAAAGATTCAAAAATTTTGGGCGGCGAAATTGAAGTTAAAAACGGAAAACTGACGGGGATTTTAGTCGATAACGCCATGTTATTGGTAGAAAAACACATCCCGGAAATTGAAGATAAAGAGGCCATTCAGTATTTTGCAGATTTACAGAAAGAATGTTTTTCTTACGGTTTGACCTCGCTTCATGATTGCGGAATTTCCGAAAAAACCTTAGGTCTTTTAGAAAAAGCACAGGCACAGAATGCTTTGCAGATGAAAATTTTTGCTTTGATGGAAGATAATCCTGATTACTATGACCGCTGGATTAAGAAAGGTAGATATACCAATAAAAACATTACTGTTGGCGGTTTTAAAGTCTATTCCGATGGAGCATTAGGTTCACGGGGCGCTAATTTAATTCACGATTATTCGGATAAAAAAGGCTGGAGAGGTTTTCTATTAAGTGAAAGAACCCATTTCGAAAATTTAGCCAAGAAATTAAAAAACAGTGATCTTCAAATGTGTACCCACTCGATTGGAGATTCTGCTAACCGAACGATTCTTCAGATTTATGGTGAAGTTTTGGGTGTGAAAAACGACCGAAGATGGAGAATTGAACATGCCCAAATTGTTAATAAAAACGATTTTGGTTTGTTTGGAAAATATTCGGTTATTCCTTCAGTACAGCCTACTCATGCGACTTCCGATATGTATTGGGCGGAAGACCGTTTAGGAAAAGACCGTTTGAAATATGCGTATGCTTATGAAGATTTATTGAAACAGAATGGCTGGCTTCCGTTGGGAACCGATTTTCCGGTGGAAGAAATAAATCCCTTAAAAACTTTTCATTCTGCCGTGGCGAGAAAAGATTCACAGAATTTTCCTGCAAACGGATTTCAGAAAGAAAATGCGTTGACCAGAGAACAGGCAATTCGTGGAATGACCATCTGGGCGGCAAAAGCTGCGTTTCAGGAAAATGAGATCGGAAGTTTGGAAGTTGGGAAATCTGCGGATTTTGTAGTTTTAAACCAGGATTTAATGCAGGTGGAGGAAAGCAGGATTTTGGAATCTAAAGTTCTGGAAACTTACAGTGGCGGAAAAAGAGTCTTTTATAATAAAGAATATTATGATGATTTAGCCCAAAAGTTGTCAGGAAGAACTTATGGAATTTCCTTTTCTAAATAA